One Nonomuraea angiospora DNA segment encodes these proteins:
- a CDS encoding nucleoside hydrolase codes for MAGRTFSHRRRVIVNTDAKNEADDQFAIVHALLSPSLDIRGLIAAHFGNRRTRSSLEESRAEIDLLLRLMKLDGTVRVEDGAPYALPDVVTPVPSPGADLIIEEAMRDVPEPLYVAFLGPLTDMASALLLEPRVAERDVTVIWIGGNGYDGRGGLPARPEFNLSNDIVAANVVFSSAVKVWQVPAPTYRMTAVGYAELDAKVAPYGEIGEYLVRQLVEWNEQHSRPSIEFRALGDSPAIGLMLHPDCGTWVERPAPNFRHDGSYDFSLEHRAIRTYDSIDARFIFEDFFAKLQAFARR; via the coding sequence ATGGCGGGCCGTACCTTTTCCCACCGGCGCAGAGTGATCGTCAACACCGACGCCAAAAACGAGGCGGACGACCAATTCGCCATCGTGCACGCCCTCCTCTCCCCGAGCCTCGATATTCGCGGCCTGATCGCCGCGCATTTCGGCAATCGCCGCACCCGGTCGAGCCTGGAGGAGAGCCGCGCGGAAATCGACCTCCTGCTGCGGTTGATGAAGCTCGACGGCACGGTCAGGGTCGAGGACGGCGCCCCGTACGCGCTGCCCGACGTGGTCACCCCCGTCCCGTCGCCCGGCGCGGACCTGATCATCGAAGAGGCCATGCGGGACGTGCCGGAGCCGCTGTACGTGGCCTTCCTCGGCCCGCTGACCGACATGGCCTCGGCCCTGCTCCTGGAGCCGCGCGTCGCCGAGCGGGACGTGACCGTGATCTGGATCGGCGGCAACGGCTACGACGGGCGCGGCGGCCTGCCCGCGCGGCCGGAGTTCAACCTGTCCAACGACATCGTGGCGGCCAACGTCGTGTTCTCCTCGGCGGTCAAGGTCTGGCAGGTCCCGGCGCCGACGTACCGGATGACGGCGGTCGGCTACGCCGAGCTCGACGCGAAGGTGGCGCCGTACGGCGAGATCGGCGAGTACCTCGTGCGCCAGCTCGTCGAGTGGAACGAGCAGCACAGCAGGCCGTCGATCGAGTTCCGCGCGCTCGGCGACTCTCCCGCGATCGGGCTCATGCTCCACCCCGACTGCGGGACGTGGGTGGAGCGCCCCGCCCCGAACTTCCGCCACGACGGGTCGTACGACTTCTCTCTCGAGCATCGGGCGATCCGTACGTATGACTCGATCGACGCGCGGTTCATCTTCGAGGACTTCTTCGCGAAGCTGCAGGCCTTCGCCCGGCGTTAG
- a CDS encoding sugar-binding transcriptional regulator: MGADSQFEKGRSGVEPMRFSGRRLSQESERMRLLVRVARLYHEHGVRQPQIAAQLRISQPRVSRLLKEAAEIGIVRTVVVVPSGVHALLEEDLERKYGVEQIIVVDATGDNHDVVAALGSAGATYLDATLIGGEHLGISSWSASLLATVEAMQRRPVQVAEEVVQLIGGVGKGSAQVQATRLAAHLADLTGAEPVFLPAPGLVGSAAARQALSDDQVVRQVVDAWSRLTTVLVGIGSLDPSPLLRDSGNAISEEDFETLRELGAVGDVCLRFFDAEGRLIASPLEERILGISGADLLRVPRRIAIAGGRRKTAAIRAALRGGWVNTLITDVGVAEQLLKD, translated from the coding sequence GTGGGAGCTGACAGTCAGTTCGAGAAGGGCCGCTCCGGCGTCGAGCCCATGAGGTTCAGCGGTCGCCGGCTCAGCCAGGAGTCGGAGCGCATGCGGCTCCTGGTGCGGGTCGCCCGCCTCTACCATGAGCACGGGGTGCGCCAGCCGCAGATCGCGGCGCAGCTGCGCATCTCGCAACCGCGGGTGTCGCGGCTGCTCAAGGAGGCCGCGGAGATCGGCATCGTACGCACGGTGGTCGTGGTGCCCAGCGGCGTGCACGCGTTACTGGAGGAGGACCTCGAGCGCAAGTACGGCGTGGAGCAGATCATCGTCGTGGACGCCACCGGCGACAACCACGACGTGGTGGCCGCGCTGGGCTCGGCCGGCGCCACGTACCTGGACGCCACGCTGATCGGCGGCGAGCACCTGGGCATCTCGTCCTGGAGCGCCAGCCTGCTGGCCACGGTGGAGGCCATGCAGCGCCGCCCGGTGCAGGTGGCGGAGGAGGTCGTCCAGCTCATCGGCGGGGTGGGCAAGGGGTCCGCGCAGGTCCAGGCCACGCGCCTGGCCGCCCACCTGGCCGACCTCACGGGCGCCGAGCCCGTCTTCCTGCCCGCGCCCGGCCTGGTCGGGTCCGCGGCCGCCCGGCAGGCGCTTTCGGACGATCAGGTCGTACGGCAGGTGGTGGATGCCTGGTCGCGGCTGACCACGGTGCTGGTGGGGATCGGGAGCCTGGATCCGTCGCCGCTGCTGCGGGACAGCGGCAACGCCATCTCGGAGGAGGACTTCGAGACGCTGCGGGAGTTGGGGGCGGTGGGTGACGTGTGCCTGCGCTTCTTCGACGCCGAGGGACGGCTGATCGCCTCGCCGCTCGAGGAGCGCATCCTTGGCATCTCGGGGGCTGATCTGCTCCGGGTGCCGCGGCGGATCGCCATCGCGGGGGGTCGGCGGAAGACGGCGGCCATCCGGGCGGCGCTTCGGGGGGGTTGGGTGAACACGCTCATCACGGATGTGGGTGTGGCCGAGCAACTCCTGAAGGACTGA
- a CDS encoding ABC transporter substrate-binding protein has protein sequence MKKSLALVSLLAVLAAGCASGGGGGDSASKTLRFTGPEDPKTFQPVIDGFQAKNPGVKVAYTQIPFDQLNSTLQQRLAAKDDTIDVYTVDQPRVAALATRGFLVDLSDWKDRVKQAALPAQYEVNEHNGKLWSVPVWTSDQFLFYNRTLLKKAGITPPPSDPAKRWTWEQTIEAGKKAQAEGGAQWAFIPEQIEQYYQLQSLAESLGGGSGITGPDMLTPDLTTDGWVKAMTWYRDLFANKLAPRGVGSFQTSPLFSEGKVAFFAGGPWDVGVFSGAKDLDWGVAPYPYFKGGKQVTPTGSWSWGINPASENQQLARKFLEYAALDPEGNLLTTKATTIIPSNRAAFEKYVPTLDALGGDKSKGVGAILTYDADHTAVARPRSVGYIQFEDIMTKAFADIRNGAEPKTRLEQATQEVKTAWAQLR, from the coding sequence ATGAAGAAGAGCCTGGCCCTGGTGAGTCTCCTGGCCGTGCTGGCGGCCGGGTGCGCATCCGGCGGGGGCGGAGGGGATTCGGCGTCGAAGACGCTGCGGTTCACCGGGCCCGAGGATCCCAAGACGTTCCAGCCGGTCATCGACGGGTTCCAGGCCAAGAACCCCGGCGTGAAGGTCGCGTACACGCAGATCCCCTTCGACCAGCTCAACAGCACGCTGCAGCAGCGGCTGGCCGCCAAGGACGACACGATCGACGTCTACACCGTCGACCAGCCGCGCGTCGCGGCGCTGGCCACCCGGGGGTTCCTGGTCGACCTGAGCGACTGGAAGGACCGCGTCAAGCAGGCGGCCCTGCCCGCCCAGTACGAGGTCAACGAGCACAACGGCAAGCTCTGGTCCGTCCCCGTCTGGACCTCCGACCAGTTCCTCTTCTACAACAGGACCCTGCTGAAGAAGGCCGGGATCACCCCGCCGCCGAGCGACCCCGCCAAGCGCTGGACGTGGGAGCAGACGATCGAGGCGGGCAAGAAGGCCCAGGCCGAGGGCGGCGCCCAGTGGGCGTTCATCCCCGAGCAGATCGAGCAGTACTACCAGCTGCAGAGCCTGGCCGAGTCGCTCGGCGGCGGCTCCGGGATCACCGGGCCCGACATGCTGACGCCCGACCTGACCACCGACGGCTGGGTGAAGGCGATGACCTGGTACCGCGACCTGTTCGCGAACAAGCTGGCCCCTCGCGGGGTCGGCTCGTTCCAGACCTCGCCGCTGTTCAGCGAGGGCAAGGTGGCCTTCTTCGCGGGCGGCCCGTGGGACGTGGGCGTCTTCTCGGGGGCCAAGGACCTCGACTGGGGCGTGGCGCCGTACCCCTACTTCAAGGGCGGCAAGCAGGTGACGCCGACCGGCTCGTGGTCCTGGGGCATCAACCCGGCCTCGGAGAACCAGCAGCTCGCGCGCAAGTTCCTCGAGTACGCCGCGCTCGACCCCGAGGGCAACCTGCTGACCACGAAGGCCACCACGATCATCCCCTCGAACCGGGCCGCCTTCGAGAAGTACGTCCCCACCCTCGACGCGCTGGGCGGTGACAAGAGCAAGGGGGTCGGCGCGATCCTCACCTACGACGCCGACCACACGGCGGTCGCGCGGCCCAGGTCGGTGGGGTACATCCAGTTCGAGGACATCATGACCAAGGCGTTCGCCGACATCCGGAACGGCGCCGAGCCCAAGACCCGGCTCGAACAGGCCACGCAGGAGGTCAAGACGGCCTGGGCCCAGCTGCGATGA
- a CDS encoding carbohydrate ABC transporter permease: MTGASPRGRSVGRPVLVSLAFLAPALVALLVLRLIPAVMAFASSLSHTSLVTGETTFVGLGNYATLFADPTFLQSVRVTLVFSLIVNPLQIAAALALAVLFTRRFAGVRFLRVLVILPIAVPPAVSAAIWSVAYRPDGLLNSVLSVLGVPPQPFLTSPGQALWSLIVLLSWIGVGYWMMFLIAGLQDIPTSLYEAAAIDGASAWARFWHVTLPLLRRPLAFVLVADTVSNFLVFAPVQMLTNGGPQGSTNVTMFDIFTRAYSVGDLNLAQAEVMLLVLLVLAVVIVQFRLLRGRD, from the coding sequence ATGACAGGCGCGTCACCCCGAGGCAGGTCGGTCGGGCGGCCGGTGCTGGTGTCGCTGGCGTTCCTGGCGCCCGCCCTGGTCGCGCTCCTCGTCCTGCGGCTGATCCCGGCCGTCATGGCGTTCGCCAGCAGCCTCAGCCACACCAGCCTGGTCACCGGCGAGACGACGTTCGTCGGCCTGGGCAACTACGCCACGCTCTTCGCCGACCCGACGTTCCTCCAGAGCGTCCGCGTCACCCTGGTGTTCAGCCTGATCGTCAACCCGCTGCAGATCGCCGCCGCCCTCGCCCTCGCGGTCCTGTTCACCCGCCGCTTCGCGGGCGTCCGGTTCCTGCGGGTGCTGGTGATCCTGCCGATCGCGGTGCCCCCTGCGGTCTCGGCGGCCATCTGGAGCGTCGCCTACCGGCCGGACGGCCTGCTCAACTCGGTGCTGAGCGTGCTGGGCGTCCCGCCGCAGCCGTTCCTCACCTCGCCGGGCCAGGCCCTGTGGTCGCTGATCGTGCTGCTGTCGTGGATCGGCGTCGGCTACTGGATGATGTTCCTCATCGCCGGGCTCCAGGACATCCCCACCTCCCTGTACGAGGCCGCCGCGATCGACGGGGCGTCGGCCTGGGCGCGCTTCTGGCACGTCACGCTGCCGCTGCTGCGCAGGCCGCTCGCGTTCGTGCTGGTGGCGGACACGGTCTCGAACTTCCTCGTCTTCGCCCCCGTACAGATGCTGACCAACGGCGGCCCGCAGGGCTCCACCAACGTCACCATGTTCGACATCTTCACCCGCGCCTACTCCGTGGGCGACCTGAACCTCGCGCAGGCCGAGGTGATGCTGCTGGTGCTGCTCGTCCTGGCCGTGGTGATCGTGCAGTTCCGGCTGCTGCGGGGGAGGGACTGA
- a CDS encoding pectinesterase family protein, translated as MKITFPAPPTLGSSGAIEVRRADGTLADRVEAAAAKADKKNIGAAVSDTGLPHDFSYESIMIEGNTASVYLHRQLEYGQEYHVTVDPEVFAGFGGVREAGRWSFKTRKRGVQSRHLTVSGAGTGDFCTVQGAIDAVPTGNQSPVTIDVRPGVYTEIVYVREDRPHLTVRGAGAGRTVIQYANNDLRNGDKALSNGGPADVCPRRVLETSDLHNCWRAMFGVDAADFRLQNLTLHNTTPDGGSQAEAFRGNNERISLERVDLRSRQDTLRLQGKGFVTGSRISGDTDFVWGTGTVFIQDSVLESTDAGYISQSRNDATRPGAVFVRTRLTRAPGVPDGSVVLSRSAVWRFTHSQAVFIDTEMDGHIAPVGWAIDPNDCAQAQTLSFWEYGSTDLTTGRAVDTGQRLPCSRQLTAAEAEKWSDPSFVLGGWDPRSR; from the coding sequence TTGAAGATCACCTTCCCGGCGCCTCCCACGCTCGGCTCGTCCGGCGCGATCGAGGTGCGCCGCGCCGACGGCACGCTGGCCGATCGCGTCGAGGCCGCCGCCGCCAAGGCCGACAAGAAGAACATCGGCGCCGCCGTCTCCGACACCGGGCTGCCGCACGACTTCTCGTACGAATCGATCATGATCGAGGGCAACACGGCCAGCGTGTACCTGCACCGGCAGCTCGAGTACGGGCAGGAGTACCACGTCACCGTCGACCCCGAGGTGTTCGCGGGGTTCGGCGGGGTGCGGGAAGCCGGAAGGTGGAGCTTCAAAACCCGGAAGCGGGGAGTTCAGAGCAGGCACCTGACGGTTTCCGGGGCCGGGACCGGGGACTTCTGCACCGTCCAGGGCGCCATCGACGCCGTGCCGACCGGCAATCAGTCGCCCGTGACGATCGACGTCCGGCCGGGCGTCTACACCGAGATCGTCTACGTACGCGAGGACCGGCCGCACCTCACCGTGCGCGGGGCGGGCGCGGGCCGGACCGTGATCCAGTACGCCAACAACGACCTGCGCAACGGCGACAAGGCGCTGAGCAACGGCGGCCCGGCGGATGTGTGCCCGCGCCGCGTGCTGGAGACCTCCGACCTGCACAACTGCTGGCGGGCCATGTTCGGGGTGGACGCGGCGGACTTCCGGCTTCAGAACCTCACACTTCACAACACGACCCCCGACGGCGGCTCGCAGGCGGAGGCGTTCCGGGGCAACAACGAGCGGATCTCCCTCGAACGCGTGGACCTGCGCAGCCGCCAGGACACCCTGCGCCTGCAGGGCAAGGGGTTCGTCACGGGTAGCCGGATCAGCGGCGACACCGACTTCGTGTGGGGCACCGGCACGGTGTTCATCCAGGACTCGGTGCTGGAGTCGACGGACGCCGGCTACATCTCCCAGAGCCGTAACGACGCGACCCGGCCGGGCGCGGTGTTCGTCCGCACCAGGCTGACGCGCGCCCCCGGCGTACCGGACGGCTCGGTGGTGCTGAGCCGCAGCGCCGTGTGGCGGTTCACGCACAGCCAGGCGGTGTTCATCGACACCGAGATGGACGGTCATATCGCCCCTGTCGGCTGGGCCATCGACCCGAACGACTGCGCGCAGGCACAGACCCTCTCCTTCTGGGAGTACGGCAGCACCGACCTCACCACCGGCCGCGCCGTCGACACCGGGCAACGGCTGCCCTGCTCCCGCCAGCTGACGGCCGCCGAGGCAGAGAAGTGGAGCGACCCGTCGTTCGTCCTGGGCGGCTGGGATCCCCGGTCACGCTAA